The nucleotide sequence TGCAAGGTTGGGACAAATATTTTTTGCTTCCTCCGGTAATTTTCCACTTTCATAGATCTCTTCCCACTCTGCCTGTAGATGGTGTCTGGAAAACATGACCCCTGAAAACTTACACTTTTTGTAGAAATGCTTCTTATATATGCGTTGTCCTTTTTTTACTCCTGCCATGGTACTTGTCGGTAGACACATCGCTATAAGCAGCGAAAGTGCTACAACTCCGGTTATTTTTTTCATATGTTTTCTCCTTGATTAGTGATGATAACAGTATATAGGAAAAACGTTAACTTTAACTTAACGTTTTTAAATTCTATATAAGCACACTCTGCCTATAATAAAACGTTAAGTACATCGTAGTGAGGATTATTTTCTTGACAATGATATGGTTGCTACTAGCTACAGTGTAAGAGTAACCCCGCTGATTTAAATGAAAAAGAATAGGAGTAGAGTAATAATGAAAAGATATCTATTGATAATCGTTGGTTTAGTGAGTTTTATGCAGGCACAAGAGTACAAGTCAGTTTTCGACTGCAGTTCAGACAATGCCCGCTTTGTGATGTCACGCATGAATTTAATAGAAAGAACCATGAATATGATCGAAAAAGATGGGGATAAGGCAGATTTTGCCATTACGCTACATGGAGGATGTGTTCCTATGGTCTCAAATGTGTATGATGAAATCGTGCCTGATGAGGAGATGCCGTATATAAAAATGGCACAGGAAATCATTACACGATTGGCTCAAAAGAGAAAGGTGAAAATCATCGTCTGTGCCATGTCGTTGAATGCAAATGCGATTGACGAGAAAGAGGTGCTGCCTTTTATCCAAATATCTAAAAATAGTTTTATAGATACTATCGGTCTACAAAATAAAGGCTATGCACTGATGACATTTAAGTAACGATATATAGCACTTGCAAAACCTTGTAAAACAGAACGTTACAAGGTTTTAAAAAAGGATGGGTTATGTTGAGAGGTGTGAAGTGTATAGACACTTATCATTGAACAATATGCCCTACGAATTTAGACATATTATCGAGTATTTTCCCGCCCTTTCTAAAGCCAAGTCCACAGGCTTCATAGGCATAGAATACACCTGCCTGGTAAGATCGGCTCTGCGCATCTGACGGCAGTTCTGTATAGGCCTGGTAGACCATCTTGTGATTCCCGTAGTCTCCTTCCAGACTTACGATATTTTCTCCATTTTCATCCAAGATACTGACACTTCCGCCTTCTCTGCCAAAGACGGGTTTTTGGACCTGCTTTTTCCCATGTAAAGGTTCAAAAGAACTTTCAAGCAGAAGAGGGTGGTCAGGGTAGAGATCCCATAGGATCTTGAGCAGCCCCTTACTTTGGAAGAGCAGTGTATAGGCAGGGTTAAAGATGATGGCCTTTTGGTTTTTGA is from Sulfurovum sp. TSL1 and encodes:
- a CDS encoding DsrE family protein, which produces MKRYLLIIVGLVSFMQAQEYKSVFDCSSDNARFVMSRMNLIERTMNMIEKDGDKADFAITLHGGCVPMVSNVYDEIVPDEEMPYIKMAQEIITRLAQKRKVKIIVCAMSLNANAIDEKEVLPFIQISKNSFIDTIGLQNKGYALMTFK